A region from the Sandaracinus amylolyticus genome encodes:
- the bshC gene encoding bacillithiol biosynthesis cysteine-adding enzyme BshC, producing MSETRERIVEVARARATIAPAVLSALEAQNARWGASAARRASLDALARGAVVVVTGQQLGLCLGPLYTLWKTVSTIRLARQLSAQGIEAVPLFWMQTEDHDWDEIRTVRWLGAEGLREASLAERGASRARTSIAHERLGAEIDAVLEALDLRHTEHGAWLHALLAEHHRPGASLPDAFGAVLTTLFELYGLLTLQPRDAAFAALAAPIHRRALEAHETITARLIADAARLEAAGKRVPIPVRSDCALSFFHPEGPEGPRYRLAPRGDGFALSGATHTLSRDALFAQVEGSPLALSTSALLRPALQDHLLPTAAYVGGPSEVAYAAQLPPIYEALGLTMAPYVRRASYVVTSAEDREALAALDLSLDDLRRDDESTLVQRLGRGPLSEELERLRATVRDGLASARAGLEAIDPGLGKSTTKAEESIEHTLAKLQSRAERANAARQNTRITTLRRVIAALRPGGAPQERVHALPSLAHLDVRRVIAAAIEREPGTEGAEEEIAL from the coding sequence GTGAGCGAGACGCGCGAGCGCATCGTGGAAGTGGCGCGCGCTCGCGCGACGATCGCGCCCGCCGTGCTCTCGGCGCTCGAAGCGCAGAACGCACGGTGGGGCGCCAGCGCGGCGCGTCGGGCCTCGCTCGACGCGCTCGCGCGCGGCGCGGTGGTGGTGGTGACCGGACAGCAGCTCGGGCTCTGCCTCGGGCCGCTCTACACGCTGTGGAAGACGGTCTCGACGATCCGCCTCGCGCGCCAGCTGAGCGCCCAGGGCATCGAGGCGGTGCCGCTCTTCTGGATGCAGACCGAGGATCACGACTGGGACGAGATCCGCACGGTGCGCTGGCTCGGCGCGGAAGGGCTGCGCGAAGCGAGCCTCGCGGAGCGCGGCGCGTCGCGCGCGCGCACGTCGATCGCGCACGAGCGCTTGGGCGCGGAGATCGACGCGGTGCTCGAGGCGCTCGACCTGCGGCACACGGAGCACGGTGCGTGGCTGCACGCGCTGCTCGCGGAGCACCATCGGCCCGGCGCGTCGCTGCCCGACGCGTTCGGCGCGGTGCTGACGACGTTGTTCGAGCTCTACGGGCTGCTCACGCTGCAGCCGCGTGATGCCGCGTTCGCGGCGCTCGCCGCGCCGATCCACCGGCGCGCGCTCGAGGCGCACGAGACGATCACGGCACGTCTGATCGCGGACGCCGCGCGGCTCGAAGCGGCGGGCAAGCGCGTGCCGATCCCGGTGCGCAGCGACTGCGCGCTCTCGTTCTTCCATCCCGAGGGCCCCGAAGGTCCGCGCTACCGGCTCGCGCCGCGCGGTGACGGATTCGCGCTCTCGGGCGCGACCCACACGCTGTCGCGCGACGCGCTCTTCGCGCAGGTCGAGGGCTCGCCGCTCGCGCTGAGCACGTCGGCGCTCTTGCGCCCGGCGCTGCAGGATCACCTGCTCCCGACCGCAGCGTACGTCGGAGGTCCGAGCGAGGTCGCGTACGCCGCGCAGCTGCCGCCGATCTACGAGGCGCTCGGGCTCACGATGGCGCCCTACGTGCGGCGCGCGAGCTACGTGGTGACGAGCGCCGAGGATCGCGAGGCGCTGGCCGCGCTCGATCTGTCGCTCGACGATCTGCGTCGCGACGACGAGTCGACGCTGGTGCAGCGCCTCGGGCGCGGTCCGCTGAGCGAGGAGCTCGAGCGACTGCGCGCGACGGTGCGCGACGGTCTCGCGAGCGCGCGCGCGGGGCTCGAGGCGATCGACCCGGGGCTCGGCAAGAGCACCACGAAGGCCGAGGAGTCGATCGAGCACACGCTCGCGAAGCTCCAGTCGCGCGCCGAGCGCGCGAACGCGGCGCGCCAGAACACGCGCATCACGACGCTGCGTCGAGTGATCGCCGCGCTGCGCCCGGGCGGCGCGCCGCAGGAGCGCGTGCATGCGCTGCCGTCGCTCGCGCACCTCGACGTGCGGCGGGTGATCGCGGCCGCGATCGAGCGCGAGCCCGGGACCGAAGGAGCCGAGGAGGAGATCGCGCTGTGA
- a CDS encoding PIG-L family deacetylase gives MPSLWILGLAGVLSTPDAAQLHDELARLSTGVRVMYVAAHPDDEHTELLAYLAGARHAQVAYLSLTRGSGGQNRIGAEQGAALGILRTQELLAARRIDGAQQLFTRALDFGYTKSAEEALATWGEDAILEDVVQAIRTFRPHVIITRFPERGETHGHHLASARLARRAFALAADPSAYPQQVARLGTWSVTRLVHDVPRFMGATVPEGPYVTLDVGAFDPWRGRSYGEIAATSRSQHRSQGFGTMGRRGPSVIRLVHLEGAQAQQDVLEGITPTWQSLEGAAPLGRQVASALDAYDPAHPERSVAPLLRARRGLSALAASPDRDALIVWIDALVPALAGLFVDVRAERAIVHPGETLPLSIELLARTALPVRLESIALDAEVEGGARRALQTAPVAPVALEPGAAATPSLEITVPADAAPSVMHWLRADPEPGREHAEGDARIAPWTDPAIAATLTFTIDGERVAVRRGVRHVRADPVLGERVRELEVHPALLLTPERPVALAAPGASTTLRFAARGAPGRYEVQLDAPRGWTFSPATTTLEVDASGRGELRVEARAAADAQPGEVRPRWRAPGGELAAALEVSTLDYPHVPERSVLLRTRTRVLPVALRSLAGQRWRVGYVEGTGDGVGAALGEAGMDVVPLDVAAFAGDLSRFDAIVIGVRAFNAVPELAAQHAALMSYVERGGTLIVQYQTENRLEQVRAQIGPAPLTLGRGRVTDETAAVELLTADHPALTTPHRIAAADFEGWVQERGLYFAEQWDAAYTPLLRMRDPGEAPQDGALLVASHGQGHFVYTGLSFFRQLPAGVPGAYRLLENLIALGRPATDAPRAALDTTEDEEPAPFGTWRGIYAGVAALLVVLIAVFYWISRKFS, from the coding sequence ATGCCCAGCCTCTGGATCCTCGGCCTCGCCGGCGTGCTCTCGACCCCCGACGCAGCGCAGCTCCACGACGAGCTCGCGCGTCTGTCCACCGGCGTGCGCGTGATGTACGTCGCGGCACATCCCGACGACGAGCACACCGAGCTGCTCGCGTACCTCGCGGGCGCGCGCCACGCGCAGGTCGCGTATCTCTCGCTGACGCGAGGAAGCGGCGGACAGAACCGCATCGGCGCCGAGCAGGGCGCGGCGCTCGGCATCCTGCGCACCCAGGAGCTGCTCGCGGCGCGCCGCATCGACGGAGCGCAGCAGCTCTTCACGCGCGCGCTCGACTTCGGCTACACGAAGTCCGCCGAGGAAGCGCTCGCGACGTGGGGCGAGGACGCGATCCTCGAGGACGTCGTGCAGGCGATCCGCACGTTCCGCCCGCACGTGATCATCACGCGCTTCCCCGAGCGCGGCGAGACCCACGGGCACCACCTCGCGTCGGCGCGCCTCGCGCGACGCGCGTTCGCGCTCGCCGCCGATCCGAGCGCGTACCCGCAGCAGGTCGCGCGGCTCGGCACGTGGAGCGTGACGCGCCTCGTCCACGACGTGCCGCGCTTCATGGGCGCGACGGTGCCCGAAGGTCCCTACGTCACGCTCGACGTCGGCGCGTTCGATCCGTGGCGCGGCCGCTCGTATGGCGAGATCGCCGCGACGAGCCGCAGCCAGCACCGGAGCCAGGGCTTCGGCACGATGGGCCGTCGCGGACCCTCGGTGATCCGGCTCGTCCATCTCGAGGGCGCGCAGGCGCAGCAGGACGTGCTCGAGGGCATCACGCCGACGTGGCAGTCGCTCGAGGGCGCGGCGCCGCTCGGACGTCAAGTCGCGAGCGCGCTCGATGCGTACGATCCCGCGCATCCCGAGCGCAGCGTCGCGCCGCTCCTCCGCGCGCGTCGTGGGCTCTCCGCGCTCGCGGCCAGCCCCGATCGCGACGCGCTGATCGTGTGGATCGACGCGCTGGTCCCCGCGCTCGCAGGGCTCTTCGTCGACGTGCGCGCCGAGCGCGCGATCGTGCATCCGGGCGAGACGCTGCCGCTCTCGATCGAGCTGCTCGCGCGCACCGCGCTCCCGGTGCGGCTCGAGTCGATCGCGCTCGACGCCGAGGTCGAAGGCGGCGCGCGCCGCGCGCTGCAGACCGCGCCCGTCGCGCCCGTAGCGCTCGAGCCCGGCGCGGCGGCCACTCCATCGCTCGAGATCACCGTGCCCGCCGATGCCGCGCCGAGCGTGATGCACTGGCTGCGCGCCGATCCCGAGCCCGGCCGCGAGCACGCCGAGGGTGATGCGCGCATCGCGCCGTGGACCGATCCCGCGATCGCCGCGACGCTGACGTTCACGATCGACGGCGAGCGCGTCGCGGTGCGTCGCGGCGTGCGTCACGTGCGCGCGGATCCCGTGCTCGGCGAGCGCGTGCGCGAGCTCGAGGTGCACCCTGCGCTGCTGCTCACGCCCGAGCGTCCGGTCGCGCTCGCCGCCCCCGGCGCGAGCACGACGTTGCGCTTCGCCGCGCGCGGCGCGCCCGGTCGCTACGAGGTGCAGCTCGACGCGCCGCGTGGATGGACGTTCTCGCCGGCGACGACGACGCTGGAGGTCGACGCATCGGGGCGCGGCGAGCTGCGCGTCGAAGCACGCGCGGCCGCCGACGCGCAGCCCGGCGAGGTGCGACCGCGATGGCGCGCGCCGGGCGGTGAGCTCGCGGCCGCGCTCGAGGTCAGCACGCTCGACTATCCGCACGTGCCGGAGCGATCGGTGCTGCTCCGCACGCGCACGCGTGTGCTTCCGGTCGCGCTGCGCTCGCTCGCCGGACAGCGCTGGCGCGTCGGCTACGTCGAGGGCACCGGCGACGGAGTCGGCGCCGCGCTCGGCGAAGCGGGCATGGACGTCGTGCCGCTCGACGTCGCGGCGTTCGCCGGCGATCTCTCGCGCTTCGACGCGATCGTGATCGGCGTGCGCGCGTTCAACGCAGTGCCCGAGCTCGCGGCGCAGCACGCCGCGCTGATGTCGTACGTCGAGCGCGGCGGCACGCTGATCGTGCAGTATCAGACCGAGAACCGGCTCGAGCAGGTGCGCGCGCAGATCGGCCCCGCGCCGCTCACGCTCGGGCGCGGACGCGTGACCGACGAGACCGCGGCGGTGGAGCTCCTCACCGCCGATCATCCCGCGCTCACCACGCCGCATCGCATCGCGGCCGCGGACTTCGAGGGCTGGGTGCAGGAGCGCGGTCTCTACTTCGCGGAGCAGTGGGACGCGGCGTACACGCCGCTGCTCCGCATGCGCGATCCCGGCGAGGCGCCGCAGGACGGCGCGCTGCTCGTCGCGTCGCACGGCCAGGGTCACTTCGTCTACACCGGGCTCTCGTTCTTCCGACAGCTGCCCGCGGGCGTGCCCGGCGCGTATCGGCTCCTCGAGAACCTGATCGCGCTCGGTCGTCCGGCAACCGATGCGCCCCGTGCCGCGCTCGACACGACGGAGGACGAAGAGCCCGCGCCGTTCGGCACGTGGCGCGGCATCTACGCGGGCGTCGCAGCGCTGCTCGTCGTGCTGATCGCGGTCTTCTACTGGATCAGCCGGAAGTTCTCGTGA
- a CDS encoding DUF2911 domain-containing protein: MRRLILISTVVALLVGCGATCPTTTASTTTATTSGGEPRVVFARAASETPPIQQQPVLPQPSPRAAVEQTVGVASVRVDYSSPGARGRTIWGELVPYGQVWRAGANQPTRVDLSEDATIFGTRVPAGVYSLFVIPAQTGEWTIILNTDSQLRGAQAHDASEDVARGTVAATDAPSRERLSYSFDDTTESRTSLVLDWAGKRVAIPIEFDTAALVGSRIDATVGNAWRPHFNAGRYLLEQEGQQARALEMLERSVAIQSTWWNEWFLARALDANGRRAEAIPHAERALELGAGDQTFDGFFAPQVRTALEEWRR; this comes from the coding sequence ATGCGCAGACTCATTCTCATCTCCACCGTCGTCGCGCTGCTCGTGGGCTGCGGCGCGACGTGTCCCACCACAACCGCCTCGACCACCACCGCGACGACCTCGGGCGGCGAGCCGCGCGTCGTGTTCGCGCGTGCCGCGAGCGAGACGCCGCCGATCCAGCAGCAGCCGGTGCTCCCGCAGCCGAGCCCGCGCGCCGCGGTCGAGCAGACCGTCGGCGTCGCGAGCGTGCGCGTCGACTACAGCAGCCCGGGCGCGCGCGGTCGCACGATCTGGGGCGAGCTCGTCCCGTACGGTCAGGTCTGGCGCGCGGGCGCGAACCAGCCGACGCGCGTCGACCTCAGCGAGGACGCGACGATCTTCGGCACGCGCGTCCCCGCCGGCGTCTACAGCCTCTTCGTGATCCCGGCGCAGACCGGCGAGTGGACGATCATCCTCAACACCGACAGCCAGCTCCGCGGCGCGCAGGCGCACGACGCGAGCGAGGACGTCGCGCGCGGCACCGTCGCGGCGACCGACGCTCCGTCGCGCGAGCGGCTCTCGTACTCGTTCGACGACACGACCGAGTCGCGCACGAGCCTCGTGCTCGACTGGGCGGGCAAGCGCGTCGCGATCCCGATCGAGTTCGACACGGCCGCGCTCGTCGGCTCGCGCATCGACGCGACGGTCGGCAACGCGTGGCGCCCGCACTTCAACGCGGGCCGCTACCTGCTCGAGCAGGAGGGCCAGCAGGCGCGCGCGCTCGAGATGCTCGAGCGCTCGGTCGCCATCCAGTCGACGTGGTGGAACGAGTGGTTCCTCGCGCGCGCGCTCGACGCGAACGGCCGTCGCGCCGAGGCGATCCCGCACGCCGAGCGTGCGCTCGAGCTCGGCGCGGGCGACCAGACGTTCGACGGCTTCTTCGCGCCGCAGGTGCGCACCGCGCTCGAGGAGTGGCGCCGGTGA
- a CDS encoding peptide-N-glycosidase F-related protein: MLARTTSRALLFSTLLALAGCGDDDASTQLDAGIDASAQDGGSDGGPPASAVCDELDLASTPMRTSGLGDAPGEVAGDFTVTQLDGSTWTLSERWSGCESYVFLVHFPGASGDALFATSLARLFGEGPRNTRYFFLSYDESADARRARMEALRASFEDDLAFWLEGQPEEHAFWRERMHFVTDRATEVQGSVGAHLRSLIEFASTPGNEVDHPDHGRIGVPAPVAFGIDRAQTWDEADNLAPAVGRPPELGMAAYLGHFYEYRAALDARLASEADATIVTLLDERTTGRVFRPEVTLPDAATMATFDQLEIDIEITCDEGNPFACSEWDRIADIQICTGTSSDPVAACDQRLEIARWITPYWRRGRQRYAIDATPFLALMREGGARRFFVELGPEWERATEWVAKVSLRFRTVGGTPRATGGARAFVGGAFDATYNTMHPPFSFTPPAGATRVELVTILSGHGQTDGDNCAEWCDHRHVFTVNGTALPEIRHEGRIGEDVGCAVRARDGAIPGQWGNWAQSRAYWCPGLPVDAVRTDITSRVTVGEENTITYAGRFRTDAPRGGDIALSAYVVWYAE; this comes from the coding sequence ATGCTTGCTCGGACAACTTCGCGCGCGCTGCTCTTCTCCACCCTCCTCGCGCTCGCCGGGTGCGGTGATGACGACGCGTCGACGCAGCTCGACGCCGGCATCGACGCGAGCGCGCAGGACGGCGGCAGCGACGGCGGACCGCCCGCGTCGGCCGTGTGCGACGAGCTCGATCTCGCATCCACGCCGATGCGCACGAGCGGGCTCGGCGACGCGCCCGGCGAGGTCGCGGGCGACTTCACGGTGACGCAGCTCGACGGCTCGACGTGGACGCTCTCCGAGCGCTGGAGCGGCTGCGAGAGCTACGTGTTCCTCGTCCACTTCCCGGGCGCGAGCGGCGACGCGCTCTTCGCGACGAGCCTCGCGCGCCTCTTCGGCGAGGGCCCGCGCAACACGCGCTACTTCTTCCTCTCGTACGACGAGAGCGCCGACGCGCGCCGCGCGCGCATGGAGGCGCTGCGCGCGAGCTTCGAGGACGACCTCGCGTTCTGGCTCGAAGGGCAGCCCGAGGAGCACGCGTTCTGGCGCGAGCGCATGCACTTCGTGACCGATCGCGCGACCGAGGTGCAGGGCAGCGTCGGCGCGCACCTGCGCTCGCTGATCGAGTTCGCGTCGACGCCGGGCAACGAGGTCGATCATCCCGACCACGGCCGGATCGGCGTGCCCGCGCCCGTCGCGTTCGGCATCGATCGCGCGCAGACGTGGGACGAGGCCGACAACCTCGCGCCCGCCGTCGGTCGCCCGCCCGAGCTCGGCATGGCGGCGTACCTCGGGCACTTCTACGAGTACCGCGCCGCGCTCGACGCGCGCCTCGCGAGCGAGGCCGATGCGACGATCGTCACGCTGCTCGACGAGCGCACGACCGGCCGCGTGTTCCGTCCCGAGGTCACGCTCCCCGATGCCGCGACGATGGCGACCTTCGATCAGCTCGAGATCGACATCGAGATCACGTGCGACGAGGGCAATCCGTTCGCGTGCTCGGAGTGGGATCGCATCGCCGACATCCAGATCTGCACCGGCACCTCGAGCGATCCGGTCGCGGCGTGTGATCAGCGCCTCGAGATCGCGCGGTGGATCACCCCGTACTGGCGGCGCGGGCGACAGCGCTACGCGATCGACGCGACGCCGTTCCTCGCGCTCATGCGCGAAGGTGGTGCGCGCCGCTTCTTCGTCGAGCTCGGTCCGGAATGGGAGCGCGCGACCGAGTGGGTCGCGAAGGTCTCGCTCCGCTTCCGCACCGTGGGCGGCACGCCGCGCGCGACCGGCGGTGCGCGCGCGTTCGTCGGCGGCGCGTTCGACGCGACGTACAACACGATGCATCCGCCGTTCAGCTTCACGCCCCCCGCCGGCGCGACGCGTGTCGAGCTCGTCACGATCCTCAGCGGGCACGGCCAGACCGACGGCGACAACTGCGCCGAGTGGTGTGATCACCGCCACGTCTTCACGGTGAACGGCACCGCGCTCCCCGAGATCCGCCACGAGGGCCGCATCGGCGAGGACGTCGGATGCGCGGTGCGCGCGCGAGACGGCGCGATCCCCGGGCAGTGGGGGAACTGGGCGCAGTCGCGCGCCTATTGGTGCCCGGGTCTGCCCGTCGACGCGGTGCGCACCGACATCACGTCGCGGGTGACGGTCGGCGAGGAGAACACGATCACGTACGCCGGTCGCTTCCGCACCGACGCGCCGCGCGGCGGCGACATCGCGCTCAGCGCGTACGTCGTCTGGTACGCGGAATAA
- the bshA gene encoding N-acetyl-alpha-D-glucosaminyl L-malate synthase BshA codes for MSRLEIGVVCLASLGGSGTVAVELAQELAARGHRVTVLAEARPPRLRDASVGFAQIVAPEHPLFAQPDALALAATLIARHRERPFDVVHLHYGVPHAVAAHLVRETLGTSGPALVLTLHGTDVTTFGADARYASVIAACLRSVDAITTPSAFLQRATQQAFDVAPIVVPNSVDGRVFRPEAADRARVDEIFGGRRAAATLVHVSNFRPVKQTRALVPMMQHLTRALPGGARLLLVGDGPERDRVEADARAAGIGDALRFVAPADDPATLASWIAACDLFVLPSEIESFGLAALEALACGVPVLAQRVGGLPEVVRDGVTGVLVDALDALPTAAETLLRAPASARTAMSIAAARDARERFSPGATTDAYEAVHRRALGAFRSPRSD; via the coding sequence GTGAGCCGGCTCGAGATCGGCGTCGTCTGTCTGGCGTCGCTCGGAGGAAGCGGCACGGTCGCGGTGGAGCTCGCGCAGGAGCTCGCGGCGCGCGGACATCGCGTCACGGTGCTCGCCGAGGCGCGACCTCCGCGGCTGCGCGATGCGAGCGTCGGGTTCGCGCAGATCGTCGCGCCGGAGCATCCGCTCTTCGCGCAGCCCGACGCGCTCGCGCTCGCGGCGACGCTGATCGCGCGGCATCGCGAGCGCCCGTTCGACGTCGTGCACCTGCACTACGGCGTGCCGCACGCGGTCGCCGCGCACCTCGTGCGCGAGACGCTCGGCACGTCGGGCCCCGCACTGGTGCTCACGCTGCACGGCACCGACGTGACGACGTTCGGCGCCGACGCGCGCTACGCGAGCGTGATCGCGGCGTGCTTGCGCTCGGTCGACGCGATCACCACGCCGTCGGCGTTCCTGCAGCGCGCCACGCAGCAGGCGTTCGACGTCGCGCCGATCGTCGTGCCCAACTCGGTCGATGGCCGCGTGTTCCGACCCGAAGCCGCGGATCGCGCGCGCGTCGACGAGATCTTCGGTGGGCGCCGCGCCGCGGCGACCCTGGTCCACGTCTCGAACTTTCGCCCGGTGAAGCAGACGCGCGCGCTCGTGCCGATGATGCAGCACCTGACGCGCGCGCTGCCGGGCGGCGCGCGCCTGCTGCTCGTGGGCGACGGGCCCGAGCGCGATCGTGTCGAAGCGGACGCGCGCGCAGCGGGGATCGGCGACGCGCTGCGCTTCGTCGCGCCCGCCGACGATCCCGCGACGCTCGCGAGCTGGATCGCGGCCTGCGATCTCTTCGTGCTGCCGAGCGAGATCGAGAGCTTCGGGCTCGCCGCGCTCGAAGCGCTCGCGTGCGGCGTGCCGGTGCTCGCGCAGCGCGTCGGAGGCCTGCCCGAGGTCGTCCGCGACGGCGTGACGGGCGTGCTCGTCGACGCGCTCGACGCGCTGCCCACGGCCGCCGAGACGCTCCTGCGCGCGCCCGCGAGCGCACGCACCGCCATGTCGATCGCCGCCGCGCGCGACGCGCGCGAGCGCTTCTCTCCCGGCGCCACCACCGACGCGTACGAGGCGGTCCATCGCCGCGCGCTCGGCGCCTTCCGCAGCCCTCGGAGCGACTGA
- a CDS encoding nuclear transport factor 2 family protein: MATFREAVDARDLDAVEAMLADDVVFHSPVAFKPYVGKPVVSEILRAVIEVFEGFHYVRELHDGPHHALVFEAQVDGLTVTGCDFLVLDGEGKVAELMVMVRPLKAAQALAARMGDRFPAIQAAVVAKLQGAQR; this comes from the coding sequence ATGGCCACGTTCCGAGAAGCAGTCGACGCCAGGGATCTCGACGCCGTCGAGGCGATGCTCGCCGACGACGTCGTCTTCCACAGCCCGGTCGCGTTCAAGCCGTACGTGGGCAAGCCGGTGGTGAGCGAGATCCTCCGCGCGGTGATCGAGGTCTTCGAGGGGTTCCACTACGTCCGCGAGCTCCACGACGGCCCTCACCACGCCCTCGTCTTCGAAGCGCAGGTCGACGGGCTCACCGTCACCGGCTGCGACTTCCTCGTGCTCGACGGCGAGGGAAAGGTCGCCGAGCTCATGGTGATGGTCCGCCCGCTCAAGGCGGCGCAGGCGCTCGCAGCGCGCATGGGAGATCGATTCCCCGCGATCCAGGCCGCCGTCGTGGCGAAGCTCCAGGGAGCCCAGCGATGA
- a CDS encoding NADPH-dependent 2,4-dienoyl-CoA reductase codes for MSAYPHLLAPLDLGFTTIRNRTLMGSMHTGLEELPGGFERMAAFFAERARGGVGLIVTGGVGPNAEGAVYAGAATLTTEEEAARHSVVARAVHDAGGKICMQILHAGRYAYNPDSVSASAVRAPINPFRPRELDDAGIEKQIADFVRCARLAQLAGYDGVEVMGSEGYFINQFLVARVNQRTDRWGGPYENRMRLAVEIVRRVREAVGPRFIIIYRLSMLDLVEGGSTWDEIVTLAKAIEAAGATIINTGIGWHEARIPTIATKVPRAAFTKVTAKLRGEVTIPLVATNRINTPEIAERVLAEGDADMVSMARPFLADADFVNKAAAGRADEINTCIGCNQACLDHTFQAKLTSCLVNPRACHETELRIEPAATKKKVAVVGAGPAGLAAATTLGERGHDVTLFEASDAIGGQFNLAKRIPGKEEFAETLRYFEKHLERTGVRLRLGTRATPEALTQGGYDEVVIATGVVPRRPAIPGIDHAKVISYLDAILGTRPVGERVAIIGAGGIGFDVAELITHAGESTSLSRDEFWKSWGIDAKLEARGGIEGVDAAPHPPARRVTLLQRKTTKVGEGLGKTTGWIHRATLKTKGVEMLSAVEYVGIDDEGLHVRVDGETRVLAVDTVIVCAGQEPLRDLLEPLTDAGVKVHLIGGADVALELDAKRALDQGTRLAASL; via the coding sequence ATGAGCGCGTATCCCCATCTCCTCGCCCCGCTCGATCTCGGGTTCACCACGATCCGGAACCGCACCCTCATGGGCTCGATGCACACGGGCCTCGAGGAGCTGCCGGGTGGCTTCGAGCGCATGGCGGCGTTCTTCGCCGAGCGAGCGCGCGGCGGCGTCGGCCTCATCGTGACCGGCGGCGTCGGGCCCAACGCCGAGGGCGCGGTCTACGCGGGCGCGGCGACGCTCACCACCGAGGAGGAAGCCGCGCGCCACTCCGTCGTCGCGCGCGCCGTGCACGATGCGGGCGGGAAGATCTGCATGCAGATCCTCCACGCGGGCCGCTACGCGTACAACCCCGACTCGGTCTCGGCGAGCGCGGTGAGGGCGCCGATCAACCCCTTCCGCCCGCGCGAGCTCGACGACGCCGGCATCGAGAAGCAGATCGCGGACTTCGTGCGCTGCGCGCGGCTCGCGCAGCTCGCGGGATACGACGGCGTCGAGGTGATGGGGTCCGAGGGCTACTTCATCAACCAGTTCCTCGTCGCGCGCGTGAACCAGCGCACCGATCGCTGGGGCGGCCCGTACGAGAACCGCATGCGCCTCGCCGTCGAGATCGTGCGGCGCGTGCGCGAAGCGGTCGGGCCGCGCTTCATCATCATCTACCGCCTGTCGATGCTCGATCTCGTCGAGGGCGGCAGCACCTGGGACGAGATCGTCACGCTCGCCAAGGCCATCGAAGCGGCCGGCGCGACGATCATCAACACCGGCATCGGCTGGCACGAGGCGCGGATCCCGACGATCGCGACCAAGGTGCCTCGCGCCGCCTTCACCAAGGTCACCGCGAAGCTGCGCGGAGAGGTGACGATCCCGCTCGTCGCCACGAACCGCATCAACACGCCCGAGATCGCCGAGCGCGTGCTCGCCGAGGGCGACGCCGACATGGTCTCGATGGCCCGGCCGTTCCTCGCCGACGCGGACTTCGTGAACAAGGCCGCCGCAGGACGTGCCGACGAGATCAACACCTGCATCGGCTGTAACCAGGCCTGTCTCGACCACACGTTCCAGGCGAAGCTCACGAGCTGCCTCGTCAACCCGCGCGCGTGCCACGAGACCGAGCTGCGCATCGAGCCCGCCGCGACGAAGAAGAAGGTCGCCGTGGTCGGCGCGGGCCCTGCCGGGCTCGCGGCCGCGACCACGCTCGGCGAGCGTGGTCACGACGTCACGTTGTTCGAGGCGTCGGACGCGATCGGCGGGCAGTTCAACCTCGCGAAGCGCATCCCCGGCAAGGAAGAGTTCGCGGAGACGCTGCGCTACTTCGAGAAGCACCTCGAGCGGACGGGAGTCCGCCTCCGTCTCGGCACGCGCGCCACGCCCGAGGCGCTGACACAGGGCGGCTACGACGAGGTCGTGATCGCGACCGGCGTGGTCCCTCGGAGGCCTGCGATCCCCGGCATCGATCACGCGAAGGTCATCAGCTATCTCGACGCGATCCTCGGCACCCGACCGGTCGGCGAGCGCGTGGCGATCATCGGCGCCGGCGGCATCGGCTTCGACGTCGCGGAGCTGATCACGCACGCCGGCGAGAGCACCAGCCTCTCGCGCGACGAGTTCTGGAAGAGCTGGGGCATCGACGCGAAGCTCGAGGCGCGCGGCGGCATCGAGGGCGTCGACGCGGCACCGCATCCGCCCGCTCGACGCGTCACGCTCCTGCAGCGCAAGACGACCAAGGTCGGCGAGGGGCTCGGCAAGACGACCGGCTGGATCCACCGCGCGACGCTCAAGACGAAGGGCGTCGAGATGCTGAGCGCGGTGGAGTACGTCGGCATCGACGACGAAGGGCTCCACGTTCGCGTCGACGGCGAGACGCGGGTGCTCGCGGTCGACACCGTGATCGTGTGCGCCGGGCAGGAGCCCCTGCGCGACCTGCTCGAGCCGCTGACCGACGCGGGCGTGAAGGTCCATCTGATCGGCGGGGCCGACGTCGCGCTCGAGCTCGATGCGAAGCGCGCGCTCGACCAGGGCACGCGCCTCGCCGCGAGCCTCTAG